A window of Ignicoccus hospitalis KIN4/I contains these coding sequences:
- a CDS encoding ABC transporter permease subunit: MCGEGLPLEPPSPSHPLGTTPLGEDALCALAAGLWTSLEVAAVSYLTSFALLTALHYLSFARKGVLAEALSDLLLSLPRLPLLVLLGVKVTLSPLLVGALVGALASSAGVKVIKEAAERLREQPFALASFASGASPGEAWRLHGPRNALELVSAYAGLSSAIAIYAEAAISALGLEDPSTPSLGRLAYLVLNTPGAALTEAGAAQLLASALSTVAVAEVVRRAWRLLRAF; the protein is encoded by the coding sequence TTGTGCGGAGAAGGCTTGCCCTTGGAGCCGCCTAGCCCCTCCCACCCGTTAGGAACCACCCCCTTGGGGGAGGACGCGCTGTGCGCCCTGGCCGCGGGGCTCTGGACGAGCTTGGAGGTGGCCGCGGTCTCCTACTTAACGTCCTTTGCGTTGCTCACGGCCCTCCACTACTTGTCGTTCGCGCGGAAGGGGGTCCTAGCGGAGGCCTTGAGCGACTTGTTGCTCTCCCTCCCGCGCCTCCCGCTGTTGGTCTTGCTGGGCGTGAAGGTAACCTTGTCCCCCTTGTTGGTGGGGGCGTTGGTAGGGGCCCTTGCCTCCTCCGCGGGGGTCAAGGTGATCAAGGAAGCCGCCGAGAGGCTTAGGGAACAACCCTTCGCGCTCGCCTCCTTCGCCTCCGGCGCCTCCCCGGGGGAGGCTTGGAGGCTCCACGGGCCGAGGAACGCCTTAGAGCTGGTCAGCGCCTACGCGGGCTTGAGCTCGGCCATAGCCATCTACGCTGAGGCCGCGATATCCGCCTTGGGCTTGGAAGACCCTTCGACCCCCAGCTTGGGGAGACTAGCTTACTTGGTCCTAAACACCCCCGGGGCCGCCCTAACGGAGGCCGGCGCGGCCCAGCTGCTGGCCTCCGCGCTGTCCACAGTTGCGGTCGCTGAGGTCGTCAGGAGGGCTTGGAGGCTGCTCAGAGCCTTCTGA
- the ileS gene encoding isoleucine--tRNA ligase, which produces MEPKYDPLKVEEEVFKFWKENKIYEKVKELSKKRGKVKLFRFLEGPPTANGFMHVGHMRGRTYKDVILRFWRMKGYWVWDQAGWDTQGLPVELEVEKKHGFKSKKDILKYGVEKFVKECQELVDYYISHWRADSERMGLWLDYDNAYETRHPKYLDAAWSYLKKMFDQGRIYKGLRVVAVCPRCETALSSHEVALGYKTVKDPSFYFKLPLKDEEETYLVAWTTTPWTIIANEAAAVHPYETYVKIEVDANGKKEKWILAEKRLEPFAKEVGLKDYKVLEKFKGEELIGKEYVHPLLEEVPAHKEHPKPHHTVIEGAVVRKKVLVNGKEIEEKQIFVSMDSGTGIVHMAPAHGAEDFEACRRVGIEVFRPIRKDGHFTEEAGKYAGMWFKEAEKEVIKDLKEKGLAVHVGTIEHEYPHCWRCDTPLMYYADEQWFIKVEDLRETLVNENDKVTWYPKWAYDRMSDWLQNAKDWTISRERFWGTPLPIWTCTSCGHRVAVSSLDELKKVALNPEAVVDHHRPWVDEVKLKCPKCGGVMVREPYVVDVWLDSGVAHTASLKQIGAEDYWDLFYPYDWITEALDQTRGWFYTLLVTGVTWHGRAPYKQVLTQGHILDKHGKKMSKSKGNVVWAKDVFKTYGADPVRFFFAIKSAPWDSVRFDPEDIKLAKRTLDILWNSVKFAKSYMELDKWSLEKLEEGLKSLEPEDSWVLWKLNEYSKRVAEELERSAIHRAAQALQEFIVEVLSHKYITLVRPRVWEEEETPSKLAAYSALFLALDAAIRMSAPFVPFLAEYLYQRFQRALGFEEESVHMLQWPEENSLYDPEEAKAVEELLEAAEKVLALRTERGVKRRWPLPEAYVVVKSREEKAERVKVKRGNKEAEEVIYKPALSVVAVKRAAKALGVYANVLDVKVVEEPPAGDFDVIETESLKVYVKVRLDERTKMLGLAREVIRRIQTMRKEEDLPLDYVLKKVIVFSDNEEILKAVEEFKEYVAKEVRAEEVVTSGEPPEGKEWSLEGSKVVIALVK; this is translated from the coding sequence GTGGAGCCGAAGTACGACCCCCTCAAAGTGGAGGAGGAAGTGTTCAAGTTCTGGAAAGAGAATAAGATATACGAGAAAGTTAAAGAGCTTAGCAAAAAGAGGGGGAAGGTTAAGCTCTTCCGGTTCTTGGAGGGGCCGCCCACGGCCAACGGGTTCATGCACGTAGGCCACATGAGGGGGAGGACCTACAAGGACGTGATCCTAAGGTTCTGGAGGATGAAGGGGTACTGGGTGTGGGACCAAGCCGGGTGGGACACCCAAGGCCTCCCCGTCGAGCTGGAGGTGGAGAAGAAGCACGGCTTCAAGAGCAAGAAAGACATACTCAAGTACGGGGTAGAGAAGTTCGTCAAGGAGTGTCAAGAGCTGGTGGACTACTACATCTCCCACTGGAGGGCCGACAGCGAGAGGATGGGCCTCTGGCTGGACTACGACAACGCCTACGAGACCCGCCACCCCAAGTACTTGGACGCCGCCTGGAGCTACTTGAAGAAGATGTTCGATCAAGGGAGGATATACAAGGGCTTGAGGGTAGTCGCCGTCTGCCCGCGCTGCGAGACCGCGCTCTCCTCCCACGAGGTCGCCTTGGGCTACAAGACGGTTAAGGACCCGAGCTTCTACTTCAAGCTCCCCTTGAAAGACGAGGAAGAGACCTACCTCGTCGCTTGGACCACCACCCCTTGGACCATAATCGCCAACGAGGCCGCCGCGGTTCACCCTTACGAGACCTACGTGAAAATAGAGGTGGACGCTAACGGGAAGAAGGAGAAGTGGATACTGGCTGAGAAGAGGCTAGAGCCCTTCGCGAAGGAAGTAGGTTTGAAGGACTACAAGGTCCTCGAGAAGTTCAAGGGGGAGGAGCTGATAGGGAAGGAGTACGTCCACCCGTTGTTAGAGGAGGTCCCCGCCCACAAGGAGCACCCTAAGCCCCACCACACCGTGATCGAGGGCGCGGTCGTCAGGAAGAAAGTACTGGTAAACGGGAAAGAAATAGAGGAGAAGCAGATATTCGTATCGATGGACTCCGGTACCGGAATAGTCCACATGGCCCCCGCCCACGGCGCGGAGGACTTCGAGGCTTGTAGGCGGGTCGGCATAGAGGTGTTCAGGCCGATAAGGAAGGACGGCCACTTCACCGAGGAGGCCGGCAAGTACGCGGGCATGTGGTTTAAGGAGGCGGAGAAGGAAGTTATAAAGGACCTAAAGGAGAAGGGCCTTGCCGTCCACGTAGGCACGATCGAGCACGAGTACCCCCACTGCTGGAGGTGCGACACGCCGCTGATGTACTACGCCGACGAACAGTGGTTCATAAAGGTCGAGGACTTAAGGGAGACGTTAGTCAACGAGAACGACAAGGTTACTTGGTACCCCAAGTGGGCCTACGACAGGATGAGCGACTGGCTCCAGAACGCGAAGGACTGGACTATAAGCCGAGAGAGGTTCTGGGGGACCCCTCTGCCCATATGGACTTGTACTTCGTGCGGCCACCGCGTGGCGGTCTCCAGCCTAGATGAGCTCAAGAAAGTAGCCCTTAACCCGGAGGCCGTGGTGGACCACCACAGGCCTTGGGTCGACGAGGTGAAGCTCAAGTGCCCCAAGTGCGGGGGCGTGATGGTAAGGGAGCCCTACGTCGTGGACGTGTGGCTAGACTCCGGCGTAGCCCACACCGCCTCCCTCAAGCAGATAGGCGCGGAGGACTACTGGGACTTGTTCTACCCGTACGACTGGATAACTGAGGCCCTCGACCAGACCAGAGGCTGGTTCTACACCTTGTTGGTTACCGGCGTCACGTGGCACGGGAGGGCCCCCTACAAGCAAGTGCTCACCCAAGGCCACATACTGGACAAGCACGGGAAGAAGATGAGCAAGAGCAAGGGTAACGTGGTCTGGGCTAAGGACGTGTTCAAGACTTACGGGGCGGACCCGGTGAGGTTCTTCTTCGCGATAAAGAGCGCCCCTTGGGACTCGGTACGCTTCGACCCGGAGGACATAAAGCTCGCTAAGAGGACCTTGGACATACTCTGGAACTCCGTCAAGTTCGCGAAGAGCTACATGGAGCTCGACAAGTGGAGCTTGGAGAAGTTGGAGGAGGGCTTGAAGAGCTTGGAGCCGGAGGACAGCTGGGTCCTCTGGAAGCTAAACGAGTACTCCAAGAGAGTCGCCGAGGAGTTGGAGAGGTCCGCCATTCACCGCGCCGCACAAGCCCTCCAAGAGTTCATAGTTGAGGTGTTGAGCCACAAGTACATAACGCTCGTGAGGCCTAGGGTGTGGGAGGAAGAGGAGACCCCCTCCAAGCTGGCCGCCTACAGCGCCCTGTTCCTCGCCTTGGACGCCGCAATAAGGATGAGCGCTCCCTTCGTCCCGTTCTTGGCGGAGTACTTGTACCAGCGCTTCCAGAGGGCCTTGGGCTTCGAGGAGGAGAGCGTCCACATGCTCCAGTGGCCGGAGGAGAACAGCTTGTACGACCCGGAGGAGGCCAAGGCTGTGGAGGAGCTCTTGGAGGCGGCGGAGAAGGTGTTGGCCCTTAGGACGGAGAGGGGAGTCAAGAGGAGGTGGCCCCTCCCGGAGGCCTACGTGGTGGTGAAGAGCAGGGAAGAAAAGGCGGAGAGGGTGAAGGTGAAGAGGGGCAACAAGGAGGCCGAAGAAGTGATATACAAACCCGCCTTGAGCGTCGTGGCCGTTAAGAGGGCTGCCAAGGCGCTCGGCGTGTACGCGAACGTGTTGGACGTCAAGGTTGTGGAGGAGCCTCCGGCCGGCGACTTCGACGTGATAGAGACGGAGAGCTTGAAGGTTTACGTCAAGGTGAGGCTGGACGAGAGGACCAAGATGCTGGGCTTGGCAAGAGAGGTGATAAGGAGGATACAAACAATGAGGAAGGAAGAGGACTTACCGTTGGACTACGTCCTGAAGAAGGTAATAGTTTTCAGCGACAACGAGGAGATACTGAAGGCCGTGGAAGAGTTCAAGGAGTACGTGGCCAAGGAGGTGAGGGCAGAAGAGGTGGTGACCTCCGGCGAGCCCCCGGAGGGCAAAGAATGGAGCTTAGAAGGCTCTAAGGTGGTCATAGCTCTGGTGAAGTGA
- a CDS encoding 30S ribosomal protein S30e encodes MGSHGSLTKAGKVRSQTPKIPPKNPNRKNKPPRVRNRREFLRLQKKLLAQAA; translated from the coding sequence ATGGGGTCCCACGGTAGCCTTACCAAGGCCGGGAAGGTGAGGAGCCAAACCCCCAAGATACCCCCCAAGAACCCCAACAGGAAGAACAAGCCCCCCAGGGTCAGGAACAGGAGGGAGTTCTTGAGGCTCCAGAAGAAGCTCCTCGCCCAAGCGGCTTAA
- a CDS encoding Lrp/AsnC family transcriptional regulator, which yields MEALVFMVVEPQAVTEIPKKLKDMKEVKAIYEVTGDYDFVIMMEGESYSDIAKTLREKILKIPGVVRTTTSFIVAKHK from the coding sequence GTGGAGGCTTTGGTATTCATGGTTGTCGAGCCACAAGCGGTAACTGAGATACCAAAGAAACTCAAAGATATGAAGGAGGTCAAGGCAATATACGAAGTTACCGGCGACTACGACTTCGTTATAATGATGGAGGGGGAGAGCTACAGCGACATAGCCAAGACGTTGAGGGAGAAAATATTAAAGATACCGGGGGTGGTTAGGACTACCACCTCCTTCATAGTCGCTAAACACAAATAA
- a CDS encoding MazG nucleotide pyrophosphohydrolase domain-containing protein → MRCDLEELQKFVESEYFLKDFNRGVEATALWFVEEVGELAEAIIKGEGLEEEFADVLAWLLSLANLLNVDLCEAFKKKYLERTRRGAPP, encoded by the coding sequence TTGAGGTGCGACCTAGAAGAGCTCCAGAAGTTCGTGGAGAGCGAGTACTTCCTCAAGGACTTCAACAGGGGGGTGGAGGCCACCGCCCTCTGGTTCGTGGAGGAGGTAGGGGAGCTGGCCGAGGCCATAATTAAGGGGGAGGGCTTGGAGGAGGAGTTCGCGGACGTCCTAGCTTGGCTCCTCTCGCTGGCCAACTTGCTGAACGTGGACCTCTGCGAGGCATTCAAGAAGAAGTACTTAGAGAGAACGCGGCGAGGAGCCCCTCCTTAA
- a CDS encoding VanZ family protein, which translates to MKVLWALYTAVLAYGLTLMPPSQVALAERATDPWSLDPGASARHFLLFFLEGLLSRSFGWDGLTASTVLAGSTELFQTFVPWRTYDWRDLFANFLGALVGFSTANILKNKLKARA; encoded by the coding sequence GTGAAGGTCCTCTGGGCGCTCTACACGGCAGTCCTAGCCTACGGCCTCACCTTGATGCCTCCCTCCCAAGTAGCCCTCGCCGAGAGGGCCACAGACCCTTGGTCCCTCGACCCCGGCGCGTCCGCGAGGCACTTCCTCCTCTTCTTCTTGGAGGGCCTCCTCTCCCGCTCGTTCGGCTGGGACGGCCTCACGGCCTCGACGGTCTTAGCGGGGTCCACGGAGCTCTTCCAGACGTTCGTGCCGTGGAGGACTTACGACTGGAGGGACCTCTTCGCGAACTTCTTAGGCGCGCTCGTGGGCTTCTCGACGGCGAACATTTTAAAAAACAAACTCAAAGCTAGGGCTTAA
- a CDS encoding thioredoxin domain-containing protein, with amino-acid sequence MRAIAIVLALALGALGAQCFRAHSNVTYLTSDVVTKIYPKLKPGTYIKYIYVDDYKNALGNYTGWLPAVVVKINEKQVGECERFGKLLEGCDGSKYCLYPAPQAPLYVYAGNYTELLLKLNVTGGLGDPRAGVWIVELLDPLCPYCALFYRSGGAKIIEEMVKEGKAYLIPIVVAFHTNAPGFEESLRLAYQQNELRKRGAAEEFFNLEHKIAENFENLYKNQIKLSNVTAGERELREANQKALELAQRLFPYVATPGNVFVNRTSGEAVASLGALSERGVKIILELLKR; translated from the coding sequence TTGAGGGCTATCGCAATAGTCTTGGCCCTCGCGCTGGGCGCCTTGGGGGCCCAGTGCTTTCGCGCACACTCCAACGTCACCTACCTAACAAGCGACGTCGTCACCAAGATCTACCCGAAGCTCAAGCCAGGGACGTATATAAAGTATATATACGTAGACGATTATAAAAATGCCTTAGGCAACTACACCGGCTGGCTGCCGGCCGTCGTGGTCAAGATAAATGAAAAGCAAGTTGGTGAGTGCGAGAGGTTCGGGAAGCTTCTGGAGGGCTGCGACGGCTCCAAGTACTGCTTGTACCCTGCCCCCCAGGCGCCCCTCTACGTTTATGCCGGGAACTACACCGAGCTGCTCTTGAAGCTCAACGTCACCGGGGGTTTGGGGGACCCGCGGGCGGGGGTCTGGATAGTGGAGCTCTTGGACCCCCTCTGCCCCTACTGCGCATTGTTCTACAGGAGCGGGGGAGCTAAAATAATAGAAGAGATGGTCAAAGAAGGCAAGGCCTACCTAATACCCATAGTCGTTGCCTTCCACACCAACGCGCCGGGCTTCGAGGAGAGCTTGCGCTTGGCCTACCAACAGAACGAGCTGAGGAAGAGGGGGGCCGCCGAGGAGTTCTTCAACTTAGAACACAAGATAGCAGAGAACTTCGAGAACTTGTACAAGAACCAGATAAAGCTCTCTAACGTAACCGCGGGCGAGCGCGAGCTAAGGGAAGCTAACCAGAAGGCCTTGGAGCTGGCCCAGAGGCTGTTCCCTTATGTAGCCACCCCCGGCAACGTGTTCGTTAACCGCACGAGCGGGGAAGCGGTGGCCTCCTTAGGCGCCTTGAGCGAGAGGGGCGTGAAAATAATACTAGAACTCTTGAAGAGGTAG
- a CDS encoding methylase of polypeptide chain release factors-like protein translates to MCDLVCNKDPCFCWDDEVYAPAEDTWLAWRLLEGLPEVGGLGVDVGTGSCVLMNVLARKVDFAIGIDINPCAAKACKLCSFEAALCNSTSCLSRPADLAVANLPYLPCEDDPATCWKWGREVLEHLKVKKGGYLVLVWSSLTPEFELRGYEALRVEEVSLGFETLRGAVFRRL, encoded by the coding sequence TTGTGCGACTTGGTGTGTAACAAGGACCCCTGCTTCTGTTGGGACGACGAGGTCTACGCCCCGGCCGAGGACACTTGGCTCGCGTGGAGGCTCTTGGAGGGCCTGCCGGAGGTCGGCGGCCTAGGGGTGGACGTGGGGACGGGCTCTTGTGTACTCATGAACGTGCTCGCGCGTAAGGTGGACTTCGCCATAGGCATTGACATAAACCCGTGCGCCGCCAAGGCTTGCAAGCTCTGCTCCTTCGAGGCGGCCTTGTGTAACTCTACCTCTTGCCTGTCCAGACCGGCCGACTTAGCGGTGGCGAACTTGCCCTACTTGCCGTGCGAGGACGACCCGGCCACGTGTTGGAAGTGGGGGAGGGAGGTCCTCGAACACTTGAAGGTAAAGAAGGGGGGATACTTGGTCTTGGTCTGGAGCTCGTTGACCCCGGAGTTCGAGCTCCGAGGGTACGAGGCCTTGAGGGTCGAGGAGGTGAGCTTGGGGTTCGAGACCCTAAGGGGGGCGGTGTTCAGAAGGCTCTGA
- a CDS encoding ABC transporter substrate-binding protein produces the protein MRSALLVALALSLQASALSVGLGDWGLPTPFSFYPRGPGYVLTSFSFDTLVWKDERGVIPWLAYKWEANGTAVKFYLREAKWSDGEPLTAEDVVFTFKYLMKHGWHWKNIPKDLIKDVKALDDRTVVVELSRPFPFFVEEYATTVFVLPKHVWEKVKDPFSYRGKDAFVCSGPYVLKEYVPGSRYVFVRNPFFWGPKPKYEELVVSAVGPFQPQKAVAALIRGEVDSVSLFGKAYRLVELAKRAKPDLIVKRGPSYWVLFLGFNLDEEPYSFKEFRKAVAMSLDLKELVELSAGPGAAEPGSPGYVPPYSRFYEDDVPKYRYDPEAAARLLKSVGVEDVNGDGCAEFRGRPWRPLLVTTKQFVQEALIVKKMLKRVKICVNVKVVPGPKQLDLIVKGGGYGFVISGHGAVGNDPLAAAWWFERFSAPWRDPRYLELARELLNAPSAEEAIKVVKEIQRLVAEELPRIALYYPYQFLLDSSRAGWFFTEGGIDGGVPLPFNKLALLR, from the coding sequence TTGAGGAGTGCATTACTCGTCGCCTTGGCGCTTAGTCTCCAAGCCTCGGCGCTGAGCGTCGGTCTGGGCGACTGGGGGCTGCCGACGCCCTTCTCCTTCTACCCGAGGGGCCCAGGGTACGTGCTGACGAGCTTCTCCTTCGACACGCTGGTGTGGAAGGACGAGAGGGGAGTGATCCCGTGGCTTGCGTACAAGTGGGAGGCGAACGGAACCGCGGTCAAGTTCTACTTGAGGGAGGCCAAGTGGAGCGACGGGGAGCCCCTCACGGCAGAGGACGTGGTCTTCACGTTCAAGTACCTCATGAAACACGGGTGGCACTGGAAGAACATCCCTAAGGACCTTATAAAGGACGTCAAGGCTTTGGACGACCGAACGGTGGTCGTAGAGCTCTCGAGGCCTTTCCCGTTCTTCGTGGAGGAGTACGCGACGACCGTGTTCGTGCTCCCCAAGCACGTGTGGGAGAAGGTGAAGGACCCGTTCTCCTATAGAGGGAAGGACGCCTTCGTCTGCAGCGGTCCCTACGTGCTGAAGGAATACGTCCCCGGCTCCCGCTACGTCTTCGTGAGGAACCCCTTCTTCTGGGGACCCAAGCCGAAGTACGAAGAGCTCGTGGTATCTGCCGTAGGCCCCTTCCAGCCTCAGAAGGCCGTGGCGGCCCTAATAAGGGGGGAGGTAGACAGCGTCTCCCTCTTCGGAAAGGCTTACAGGCTAGTGGAGCTGGCCAAGAGGGCCAAGCCGGACTTGATCGTAAAGAGGGGGCCCTCCTACTGGGTGCTCTTCTTAGGCTTCAACCTGGACGAAGAGCCCTACTCCTTCAAGGAGTTTCGCAAGGCCGTCGCAATGTCTTTGGACTTGAAGGAGCTAGTAGAGCTCAGCGCCGGCCCGGGCGCCGCCGAGCCCGGCTCCCCGGGCTACGTGCCGCCGTACAGCCGCTTCTACGAGGACGACGTGCCTAAGTACCGCTACGACCCCGAGGCGGCAGCGAGGCTCCTCAAGTCCGTGGGAGTGGAAGACGTGAACGGGGACGGGTGCGCGGAGTTCCGAGGGAGGCCGTGGAGGCCGCTGTTAGTAACTACTAAACAGTTCGTGCAAGAAGCCCTAATAGTTAAGAAGATGCTAAAAAGAGTTAAGATTTGTGTGAACGTCAAGGTGGTTCCCGGGCCCAAGCAGCTCGACTTAATAGTTAAGGGCGGGGGGTACGGCTTCGTTATAAGCGGCCACGGGGCGGTGGGGAACGACCCTCTGGCGGCCGCTTGGTGGTTCGAGAGGTTCAGCGCGCCTTGGAGGGACCCCCGCTACTTGGAGCTCGCGAGGGAGCTCTTGAACGCCCCCAGCGCGGAGGAAGCGATCAAAGTAGTGAAGGAAATTCAGAGGCTCGTAGCGGAGGAGCTGCCCCGCATAGCGCTTTACTACCCCTACCAGTTCTTGCTCGACTCGTCGCGGGCCGGGTGGTTCTTCACCGAGGGAGGGATAGACGGCGGCGTGCCGCTGCCCTTCAACAAGCTCGCCCTGTTGAGGTGA
- a CDS encoding NifB/NifX family molybdenum-iron cluster-binding protein produces the protein MRVAVLCECYKDKCWVAHHFGMAPFICLFEDGREVERLRNPFVTAERGKGRLLAEFLASKGVQVVIGPEAQSHGASRWVEALGMRVISANPGTPVEEALKAL, from the coding sequence GTGAGGGTCGCCGTCTTGTGCGAGTGTTACAAGGACAAGTGCTGGGTGGCCCACCACTTCGGCATGGCGCCCTTCATCTGTTTGTTCGAGGACGGGAGGGAGGTGGAGAGGCTGAGGAACCCTTTCGTCACGGCGGAGAGGGGCAAGGGGAGGCTGTTGGCCGAGTTCTTGGCGAGTAAGGGGGTCCAAGTAGTAATAGGCCCCGAGGCCCAAAGCCACGGCGCGTCCAGATGGGTAGAGGCCTTGGGCATGAGAGTAATTTCAGCAAACCCGGGGACGCCGGTAGAAGAGGCCTTGAAGGCGTTGTGA
- a CDS encoding type II secretion system F family protein has protein sequence MKLSKDEIIISIVLPIVGIFVGVLLYQPPGDKVFEALPRIYLPYRPETLRAIGISLMLIIAGPAIGYYKFMRRVESVITNTPLMLQDLAVTVRSGVKVNAAFVEISDRDYGALSPYVRRIASMIYLLGLDLLDAIRLVIRELPKETRKYFYFIEEAYESGGRAMEVLDKASELARRIREFELEREKTLKNQGFIILFSVLIFVATAAILYYLAVQMYASSMEVNKKLGKNELKPVDPLEVLGYVFYMGLSLSLTAGIATGKIVKGTVAAGLFYALIVMGLSLGIVFTLPMIIPPYPQESQAQTVNPLTAAR, from the coding sequence TTGAAGCTTTCGAAGGACGAGATAATAATTTCAATTGTGTTGCCGATAGTTGGGATATTCGTGGGCGTTTTGCTCTACCAGCCCCCCGGGGACAAGGTGTTCGAAGCTCTGCCTAGGATATACTTGCCCTACAGGCCGGAGACCTTGAGGGCCATAGGAATAAGCTTGATGTTGATAATTGCCGGCCCAGCCATAGGGTATTACAAGTTCATGAGAAGGGTCGAAAGCGTAATTACCAACACCCCGCTAATGCTACAAGACTTGGCAGTAACGGTGAGGAGCGGAGTGAAGGTAAACGCGGCATTCGTGGAGATTTCCGACAGAGACTACGGCGCCCTCTCGCCCTACGTGAGGAGAATAGCCTCCATGATATACCTCCTAGGCCTCGACTTGCTAGACGCCATAAGGCTAGTAATAAGGGAGTTACCAAAAGAGACGAGGAAGTACTTCTACTTCATTGAAGAGGCCTACGAGAGCGGCGGGAGGGCTATGGAGGTGCTGGACAAGGCCTCCGAACTGGCCAGGAGGATAAGGGAGTTCGAACTGGAGAGGGAGAAGACGTTGAAGAACCAAGGCTTCATAATTCTGTTCAGCGTGCTCATCTTCGTAGCTACGGCAGCTATACTTTACTACCTAGCGGTGCAGATGTACGCGTCTTCGATGGAAGTTAACAAGAAGCTCGGAAAGAACGAGCTCAAGCCCGTGGACCCGTTGGAAGTCCTCGGCTACGTGTTCTACATGGGCTTGAGCCTCTCCTTGACGGCCGGCATAGCCACGGGGAAGATAGTCAAGGGCACGGTCGCGGCGGGCTTGTTCTACGCGCTGATAGTCATGGGACTGTCGTTGGGCATAGTCTTCACCCTCCCCATGATAATTCCCCCGTACCCGCAGGAGAGTCAAGCGCAAACCGTCAACCCGCTGACGGCAGCTCGATAA